From Trueperaceae bacterium, a single genomic window includes:
- a CDS encoding site-specific integrase yields the protein RKGVMVLLEAWRGVDLLRPSRADAEAYVRRLRDPRREADPRDRGAEAQRRLGKKPVKPLSPASVRQRVAAARALYEALRWAGVTTADPFEEVPLPKLTAKPVERAKAKAYTLEELEWMASVARDWDDRLILLLGAHAGLRVSEMLALTWDDVDLRSGRLTVRFGKGGKTAAVTMSEELRRNLLARSQDVPPRGPGETPPYVLETRSRSRVYTRLEELWHLAFTARGLPPERFTKGVHGLRHFAGVYYASQTSDLRKVRDHLRHASMSSTEVYMAAAQDTDEVRGWSLGLDEP from the coding sequence CGCAAGGGCGTGATGGTGCTGCTCGAGGCGTGGCGCGGCGTCGACCTGCTGCGGCCCTCCAGGGCCGACGCCGAGGCCTACGTGAGGCGCCTGCGCGACCCGCGCCGCGAGGCCGACCCCAGGGACCGCGGCGCCGAGGCGCAGAGGCGCCTGGGCAAGAAGCCGGTGAAGCCGCTCTCCCCGGCCTCGGTGCGCCAGCGCGTCGCGGCGGCTCGGGCCCTCTACGAGGCGCTCAGGTGGGCCGGCGTCACGACGGCGGACCCCTTCGAGGAGGTCCCGCTGCCCAAGCTCACGGCGAAGCCCGTGGAGAGGGCGAAGGCCAAGGCGTACACGCTGGAGGAGCTCGAGTGGATGGCCAGCGTGGCCCGCGACTGGGACGACCGGCTGATCCTGCTCCTCGGCGCGCACGCCGGGCTGCGCGTCTCCGAGATGCTGGCGCTCACGTGGGACGACGTCGACCTGCGGAGCGGCCGCCTCACCGTGCGCTTCGGCAAGGGCGGCAAGACGGCCGCCGTGACGATGAGCGAGGAGCTGCGGCGCAACCTCCTCGCGCGCTCGCAGGACGTGCCGCCCCGAGGCCCCGGCGAGACCCCGCCGTACGTGCTCGAGACGCGTTCCCGCTCGCGCGTCTACACGCGCCTCGAGGAGCTGTGGCACCTGGCGTTCACGGCGCGCGGCCTGCCGCCAGAGCGCTTCACGAAGGGCGTGCACGGGCTGCGGCACTTCGCCGGCGTCTACTACGCCAGCCAGACCAGCGACCTGCGCAAGGTCCGCGACCACCTCAGGCACGCCAGCATGAGCAGCACCGAGGTCTACATGGCCGCCGCGCAGGACACCGACG